The following are encoded together in the Brassica napus cultivar Da-Ae chromosome A9, Da-Ae, whole genome shotgun sequence genome:
- the LOC106432022 gene encoding glycine-rich cell wall structural protein 1.8 gives MNTRAFVVWCVLLAAVLAATAVASVDDAKQAGANQVDELKSSCKYGNCEHGGEISFEEAHNAKNELNQGIGGFDEVIGGKEDESKYNQGGQKGGGGGGRGGQKGGGGGGQGGHKGGGGGGQGGQGGHKGGGGGGAQGGRKGGGGGGGQGGHKGGGGGGGQGGHKGGGGGGGQVGHKGGGGGGGQGGHKGGGGGGGQGGHKGGGGGGGQGGHKGGGGGGGQGGHKGGGGSGGGRGGGGGSGRGGDGGM, from the exons ATGAATACAAGAGCTTTTGTAGTGTGGTGTGTTTTGTTAGCGGCTGTTTTAGCCGCCACAGCTGTTGCTTCCGTCGATGACGCAAAACAAG CTGGTGCAAACCAAGTAGACGAGTTAAAGTCATCATGTAAGTACGGGAACTGTGAACATGGTGGAGAGATTTCTTTCGAAGAAGCACATAACGCTAAGAATGAGCTCAACCAAGGAATAGGTGGGTTCGATGAAGTCATTGGCGGGAAAGAGGATGAATCCAAATACAACCAAGGCGGACAAAAGGGAGGCGGTGGAGGTGGCCGAGGAGGACAGAAGggaggcggtggtggtggcCAAGGAGGACACAAGggaggcggtggtggtggcCAAGGAGGACAGGGTGGACACAAAGGAGGAGGTGGGGGTGGTGCCCAAGGAGGACGCAAAGGAGGAGGCGGGGGTGGTGGCCAGGGAGGACACAAAGGAGGAGGCGGCGGTGGTGGCCAGGGAGGACACAAAGGAGGAGGCGGCGGTGGTGGCCAGGTAGGACACAAAGGAGGAGGAGGCGGTGGTGGCCAGGGAGGACACAAAGGAGGAGGCGGCGGTGGTGGCCAGGGAGGACACAAAGGAGGTGGCGGCGGTGGTGGCCAGGGAGGACACAAAGGAGGAGGAGGCGGTGGTGGCCAGGGAGGACACAAAGGAGGTGGCGGCAGCGGAGGAGGTAGAGGAGGTGGAGGTGGTAGTGGACGAGGAGGCGACGGCGGAATGTAG